The sequence CGACGGCAGGCACAGCACTGGAAGATGTGTGGATTGTTCCCTCGTCTGCGGATGGAATGCGACTGGCGACGGCTGTTTATACTACTCCATGGGAAGCAAAGCGCCTCCCGTCTCGCGCCGGCGGCGACGTCGCACGGTCGCAGCGACTCGTGCTAATGGCGCCGGCCGATCTCGACACGGGCGACAACACCGCGCTTCCGCACAAACTGACTGACTCGTGGGCCTGGCCTAGTCCTGGGCCCAACGGTCAGTGAATAAGACTGGGGGAGCGAGTGACTCTGGCTCGCGGCAAGTGCCAGTTTCCTCCTGAAAACGAAAGGCAGGGCCGGGCGGCCGGTGCGACTGCCGCCTGCATTTCAAGGCCTTCTCGAGTCGAGTAAAGAAACAGTGGAAAATCCGGTGAAGTTTCTATGATTTCGTCACGGAGCACGGCGCCGCGTGACGCCATAAAACTGGTCGTGTTTTTCCTCAAAACCATGAAAATGATCATAATCATTTTTTTAACAGTGATGAAAGTGATCATGATTAGTTTTTTTAGCGATCATAATGCAAATGTGTCTCatgaataaaaaaaagaaaaagaaaatcccTGTAAAATGGTTGACAATGTGCATCACCAATATATATAACTTGGCTACTGATACTAGAGCTACTTCACTCCGCCTTGTGATCCGGAGGTCAAGTTATTTCTTTACATGTGAAACACCACCATACGTCAAGGCCCCGAACGAACCCAAACAGAGGCTTAAACAGCAAGCACAAAGACAACTACTACCAAAAGAGAGAAAGGCTTGACACCATGTGGCCTAACTTAACACAGGCACCCGCCAGCACAGCACCGGGCGCATCGGCATCCGTCTGTACAGTTTTTGCACGACCACACGCACCCGCAGGAGCACTCCGGGCACGACGGCTTCGGGCAGCTCAGGCACGACCCGCCGCTGCAGCAGCCTCCCTTGTCGCAGCACGACGACTGGCACCTGAAGCACGACGGCTGCCCCTTGCAGCACGACGACTGGCAGTTGAAGCACTGCGCGCACGAGCATTTGGGGACCTTGAAGCAGCTGAAGCAGCCTGTGCATCGAGGGCAGGAGCAGCACTGCTcgccgcagcagccgccgccggAACACGAGCCGCACTCCGGCTTGCACTCGCCGCAAGGGTTACAGCCGCTGCTGCAGCACTGTGGTTTGCTGCAGCTGCAGCACTCAAAGCAGCCACAGCTTGGTTTGCAGCACGAAGGGATACTGAAGCAGCTGCAGCAGTTCAGGCTGCAGCACGAGCAGTTTGGCTCGCAGCATGAACAGTCGAAGCACCTTGGTCTTTTGCAGGTTGGTAGGCATTGGCAGGAGCAGCACAGCCATGAAGCACATATGCACAGTTTCGATCTGCAGGAAAAACATTTGCCCCAAGTTAGACCTGGGCGGGTTCAGCTAACAGATGAATACTGCGTCCCTACGATAGGTTACAAGCATTGGGCAAATAACTATCATGCCATCTGAAAACAAGTATTCAGAATTACAAATGAATACGTATCTTTCATAGTGTTATCT comes from Triticum aestivum cultivar Chinese Spring chromosome 5B, IWGSC CS RefSeq v2.1, whole genome shotgun sequence and encodes:
- the LOC100270660 gene encoding keratin-associated protein 5-2, with translation MGEGAVVVLEAPKPRSPPRYPDMCGRRRLQLEVQILDRELTFLKDELHLLEGAQPVSRSGCLKEVNEFVGTKQDPLIPINKRKHRSCRLYWWIRSKLCICASWLCCSCQCLPTCKRPRCFDCSCCEPNCSCCSLNCCSCFSIPSCCKPSCGCFECCSCSKPQCCSSGCNPCGECKPECGSCSGGGCCGEQCCSCPRCTGCFSCFKVPKCSCAQCFNCQSSCCKGQPSCFRCQSSCCDKGGCCSGGSCLSCPKPSCPECSCGCVWSCKNCTDGCRCARCCAGGCLC